The segment TAGTATTTTTTGATATAGCATCGCTAAAAGTACGAAAAGATAAAGAGAACGCATTCTTATGAAACTATGCGATTCAATAAGGAATATTCCATATAAAGAAACATATCATAGCTGGATTGAACGGCGTAAAAAACAACCGGCAATGACTAAAAATTTTCTAAAAGCACTGAATGGCCTTTTTAATTGGGCAATTGACCAAGGTCTTTTAGAAAACAATCCAATCGTAGGAGTAAAAAGACCAGCTTTCAATAACAAAGAGGAGTTTGCCATTTGGACAGAAGAAGATATTGAAAAGTATTATTACTCTTGATCACATGGTACCCATGAACGCGTCTAGATTGATGTTCTTCTTTACACGGGTTTGCGTCGTAGTGATATGGTACGAATTGATTGGAAAGATATCTAAGAGAATATCGTTCATCTCAAAACAGAGAAAAGTAAATTCTAAACAGATATTTTTCTTCCTATTTTACTAAAATTAGCAGAAACCTTTAAGATTGGTCCACTGGAAAGAAAATATTTACTCGTAGAGGAAATGGAAATAAGTTCGTTTAGAAAGTTTTGGCAATCTCTTTCGTAAGGCTTGTCATACGGCGAAAATCAATAAAACAGCATATGGTTTGAAAAAAATGAGTAGCAACATGTGTTGCTCATTCCAGTACAACGGCCTTACAATTGAAAGCACTTTTTGGATAGAGAGATAACAACATAGCATCTCTTAATATAAAGAGTGCAGATCGTAAAAACCTTGCCCTTGAAGCTATAAAAAAGTGAGGAATAGGAGAAACAACGTAATAGAAATAACAACCAACAAAGGACTTATATATATAACGCTTTGATTTTATTTACTTTATTCTTTCAAAGTCATTCTATAAATTTATATATTGGATACAAAAACAGACCAATACGATAGTAATTCTATGTTGAAAAATGTTTATATAATGATCACAAAAATGTTATTATGTGCATTATTATAACGACTATATTAATATAAAAATATTAAACAGAACCAATGCTGTAAATTGTTTCAATAATGTTTTCAGGAAAAAATAATAAAATTCTTAAAAAATTATTTCGCTTCTTTTTCTTCATATTTCTCAAATTACTATAGCTATTCAAATGCATTCTATACTATCTCAGAAATGATGATCCAATAAAAACAAGAAAAGACCATTTCAAGACCTTTTATTTGTGTTATTGAGCAATATTTCTTCAGCAAAGAGAGTTTTGCAAATTTACCGAAAAAAACACCCTTCAATATGATCATTAACAATCCCTACAGATTGCATAAAAGCATAACAGATTGTAGGACCAACAAATGTCCAGCCACGTCGCTTCAAATCCTTAGAAAGCCGCAGAGAAGCCGGTGTTATAGGATGAGCCAACAGCGTTTGAAAATCTATCTTTTCATAACGCTCCGAGTGTGGTGGTTGAAAAGACCAAAAATAGTGAGACAAACTTCCCCATTCTGTAACAATTTCTTGTGTTCTCAACGCATTATTAAGCACCGACCGAATTTTTCCTTGATGACGAATGATTCCTTTATTCTGTAACAATATTTGCACTTTCGCTTCATCATAATGAATGATTTTTTCAAAATCAAAGTGATCGAATGCATCTCGAAAAGAAGAAAGTTTTTTTAAAATTGTCAGCCAAGAGAGTCCTGCCTGAAAACCTTCAAGACAAATTTTTTCAAATAAACGACGGTCTTCAAAAACAGGCTTTCCCCATTCATTATCATGATAAGCACAATAAAGCGGGTCAGTCCCAGCCCATGAACAACGAACTTTTCCATCCGCTCCCATGAGAAGCCCTTCATCAAGCATAACGTTTGGCATACTAAAAGAGTGTTCCTTGATCATCTTGATTCGACTTTAAGCGTTTAGACTTTGAAGAGCGGTTGATAGCAGGATCATGCGTTAAAACACTAATTTCACCATCAAAAAAGCGTAATTTGATTTGTCCTGTTTCAGGAATCTGAACCAATCGTTTAATGGGCTTATTCTCTTGTCCCAAAGCCAAAACAAAACCACGCTCTAAAATACTCTGATACGAAGTGCTTTTTAAAAGCCTAGATGCTACCTCTAGTTCAGCACGTTGTTTTTCCACATTGCGCATAAAAGCACGATGAAGACGCATAGTATATTCCTTTGTATTGCGCTGTGCTTTGTCAGTATTCAGCAAACGCGGTGCAAAACGAACAGCAAGTGCATGAAAATAAAAACATTTTTTATCATAACTCACACAAAGAGCACGCTGTAATCGACTTGAAACTTCATCAAAACCACGCCGCGGTAAAGCAAAAAGTTGGTCAGAAGTTGGAAGAGCACGTATAATCGCATGCAATTTTTGTTGATAAAAATCAAAATAACGCGCAAGTCCCTTGCGTAAACGTGCACCAAGAGAGGCCACATACACTTCGAGATCAAGCTTGACGGGAACAGCCTTTTCTGCTGCTCCTGTAGGAGTTGGAGCACGCCAATCCGCAACATAATCAATCAATGTCCAATCCGTTTCATGCCCAACAGCAGAGATCACCGGAAGAGTAGATCCGTAAACAGCACGAACAACAGATTCATCATTAAACCCCCATAAATCTTCTAAACTTCCTCCACCTCGTGCAACAATAATAAGATCAGGTCTTGGGACAAGTCCTCCTAAAGGAAGCGCATTAAAACCTTCAACAGCAGCAGCCACTTCACGCCCGCTTGTTTCCCCTTGAACACGAACAGGCCAAACTAAAATGTGCAATGGAAAACGATCTGATATACGATGGATAATATCACGAATAACAGCACCTGTTGGCGATGTCACAACACCTATAACTCGCGGCATATAAGGCAAAGGTTTCTTTTTAGCTTCGTCAAATAAACCTTCAGCCGCAAGCTTCTTCTTGCGATTTTCTAGGAGTGTCATCAAAGCACCAACTCCCGTTGGTTCGAGTGCTTCAATGACAATTTGATATTTAGATGATCCTGGATAAGTTGTCAGTTTGCCAACAGCGATAACTTCCATCCCTTCTTCAGGGGGAAATTTGAGCATTTCCATGAATCCACGCCAAACAACAGCCTCTAACCGTGCCTTATCATCTTTTAAGGCAAAGTAAGCATGACCCGAAGCATGAGGACCGCGGTAACCTGATATCTCTCCCCGCACCCGAACATAACCAAACTTCTCTTCAACAACACGCTTTAAAGCCCCTGCTATTTCTGAAACAGTAAATTCTGCTACATTCGTTGCACTTGTTTTTTCATCAAACAAACTTACCATTTTTCAATTCTTTACGCTCTTTTTTGTGAATCTTTTTGAAATATAGCATCTTTAACGCGTTAATTTATATTTTTATTCAAAATCTATGGGACTAACTGAGATATCTGTACTTTTAGCCTTAAACCGATTATCAGAATTGTAAATAAGACGTGAAGCTATTGGATAAAAATTCATAGAGCATTATTCTATCCTATAAAAGAATCTTAACAACAATTGAAATATTCAATCTGAACACTCATACAAAAAATCTTTAATCAAGATAAAATCTTTTTCTAAAAGAGAATGCTTGAAATGATACTCTTTACACGACATATCAATCCATCACCTACAAAATACAACATATTGATTTATAATGATAATTTATCATTTTGCATATTGAATGAGAGACCCGAATATCTTAAGATTCTCTCATTTCAAACCTGCTTATGTTGAATCAATCACAATTATCCCTTTGCACGTCACAAGTGGGATTAACGTGTGGATAGAAAACATTTAGAAAGGAGTAAAAATGCCTCTTATGAATCGTCTCAATACTAAGGACTGTCGCAACATTGGGGGCTGGCAAATAGTATGATGGTGCCGGCTTGGTATGGCGAGGCCTATAAAACGATATCAAGGTCATATTTATTGTCTAATGAATTCCAAATGTTATCAGCCTGTGTTGCTGAGTTTGGTATTGGAATATCGGATTTGAGGTAGATGAGGATTTCACCTGTAGGCTTTATTTCTATTAATTCGCATCCTTGTTTTTTTGCTTCTCTTAAGGCGCGTGCAATAGCTGGTTGTGTTATAGCGGCGGGGCGAGGTGCCATATCTATTCTCTTTTCTTAGATGCGATTTACCTGTAGTGTGAATAATGCATTTCTTTATAATGTTATGAGCAGATGATTGGCAAGAAGACGATAGAATATCACCGTATTTAAAAAGTTTGTAAGTTATTTTAGATATGCTTAATTTTATATTTTCAATCTTGTAATTGTATAAGAGTTAAAGCTATTTTTTCTCTATGAAATACGCATAAATTAGCTTTAAACTAGGCGATCATAATATATTTTTTGTCTAAAATATTTGATATGATTTTTTATCGCATTCAAATTATTTTTAAGAGCTATATCTTGATAGCTTTCAAAGAAAGGTTCATGATCTCAAACTTTATTGTTTCTCAGAGGAAATGCCAAGTTTAGGAATGCGCAGATACTCAAGAGAAAAGCCCTTTAGTTTTTTATTCATATTTTCTACTTATTGAAATTTTACGAAGATCTCACAAAAATTTAATATCATTTTTTTATGTATAGGCTTTAGATAACAAGTTTTGAGAAATCTGCTACTTTTGCTGTAATGGTATGAATATGTTTGAGAAGAGCAAGACGGTTCATACGAATATTGGGATTTTTGTCATTCACCAACACTTTTTCGAAAAATGTATCGATAAATTTTCCGAGTGGGGAGAGTATACTGAGTACATTTGATAAATCTGTAGCAGTGATATGTTGAGGTATCTTATTCTCTCTTTCAATGATTTCTTGATAAAGTTGTTTTTCTTCTGTTTCAATAAAAAGTTCAGGGTTAATTTCATTTGCTATTATTGTCTCTTTTTGTGATTCATTCTCAAGAATGTTTACAGTACGTTTTACAGCAGATAAAAAATTGTTTCCTTCATTTGTATTGATAAAAGAAATCAGTGCTTCGACGCGACGTGCGACTGATAAAAAGTCATCAGAATCTTTATTTAAGACTGCTTCAATAGCATCATAACGGGCACCTTCCTCTTTTAAATAGATTTTTAAACGTTCATGAAAAAAAACCAACAGATCTGATAAAATATATTCTGTTTTTTCTAGAAGTAGATTCTGTGATTGCGTATTTTCTCTTTGCGATTCTTCATATTTATTTTTTTGTTGCAAGAAAAGATTTGCTGCCAAATGAAACAGGGGTATGAGATTAATTTTCCAGTCACGCAAAAGAACAAGTCTAATAATTCCTAATGCTGCTCGTCTTAATGCATAAGGGTCTTTGGAACTTGTAGGTTTTTCATTAATGAGCCAAAAACCAACGAGCATATCAATTTTATCAGCCAGTGCAATTGTTATAGCAAGAGGTTCTTGTGGAATACGATCTGTTGGTCCTAGAGGTTTATAATGATCTTCAATTGCTTCAGCTACGCGGGGATTTTCTTCTTGAAGAAGGGCATATTTTTTTCCCATGAGTCCTTGGAGTTCAGGAAACTCTCCGACAATTTCTGTTTGCAAATCAGCCTTTGCGAGCACTGCGGCACGTTTAGCTAAAAGCAAATCCGCTCCCACTAAAGGAGCAATTTTTTGTGCTAAAGCAGCGATGCGTTCTACTCTTGCACCTTGTGTACCTAATTTTGCATGGAAGGTTACATTTAAATGATCCAATCGTGCCATTCTTTGATCGAGAGGCTTTTTTAAATCAAGATCAAATTTTTTTGCCGAAGATTCTAAATGCTTAATATCGGGTAAATCATGTTGGTCTGTTTGCCAAAAATAAAGTGCATCGGAAAGGCGAGCACAGACAACTTTACTGTTTCCTTTCGTAATTTCTTTGCCTTCATCACTTGCAAGGACATTAGAAACAAGAATAAAATGATGAGAGAGTTCGACCTTATCGCCTTGTTTACGCGTTACAAAACACTTCTGATGCGCTCGAATGGTCAAACGAATAATTTCTGGGGGAATGTCAAGAAAAGATTGATCAAAATCGCTCATAAGGACAACAGGCCATTCGACGAGTCCCACAACTTCTTCTAAAAGAGCGTTATCTTGAACCAGTTCTAAACCATTAGCAAAGCAAAGGTTTTGAGCATCAGCCAAAATGATATTCTTTCGCCTTTCCGCGTCAAGAATAACTTTATGGGCTTCAAGCTTGGTGATATAATCCTCGAAGCGGCGGATTTGAAGAGGGTTTCCGTCGCTTAAGAAACGATGACCATAGGTTAGATTATTGCTTTTGAGAGAACCGATGGTAAACGGAATGACATGTGTTTCACCAATTTCTGGTCCAAAGATGCAAAGAATGTTTTGTAAAGATCGAATCCATTTCAAAGCACCACTTTTTGCTGAATCCTTGCCCCAACGCATAGATTTTGGCCAAGGAAAGTTGCAAATAATATCTGGTAAAATATCCGCAATAATTGCTTCCGCATTGCGACCTTTTTTGATGATTTTAGCGATATAAAAATCACCTTTTTTACTATCATGTGCAATATCTGCTTCAGAAATATCGCTTAATCCTGTTGAGCGTAGGAAGCCATCAATGACATGCTGTGGTGATTTTGTACTGGGGCCTCTACGTTCTTCATGGACATCTTTTGAACATAGAGAAAGACCGCGTATGTCTAATGTTAGACGACGAGGTGTCCAATATTCCTTAGCAGCTCTATAAGTTAAGCCTGCTTTTACAAGTTGATCCGTAAGGCTTTTTTTGAGATCAGCAGCCGCTTTTCGTTGCATGCGTGCAGGGATTTCTTCACTGAAAAGTTCAAGAAGAAGATCAGACATTAGACTTTTTCCTTTAGTGTGATTTGACCAGCTTCTGTATGTAAGAAAGCTTCTCCACAACGGCGTGCAAGATCGCGAACGCGAAGAATATAACTTTGTCTCTCAGTTACAGAGATAACACCACGTGCTTGTAAAAGATTAAAAATATGACTTGCTTTAATACATTGGTCATAAGCTGGGAAAACGCATCGATGAAAAACATTTTCTTTATTTGGTTTCCCAGCTTCAAGAAGTGCAATGCATTCGCGTTCTGCATCGATAAAATGTTGGTGTAGCAGTTTCGTATCAGCAAATTCGAAATTGTAATATGAATATTCTTGTTCTGTTTGTAAAAAAACATCTCCATAACTTATTTTATTTTCGCCATCTAAACCATTAAAGTTAAGATCATAGACGTTATCAACACCCTGTATATACATTGCGAGACGCTCAAGCCCATAAGTGAGTTCTCCTGAAACTGGAGCACATTCGATACCACAAACCTGCTGAAAATAAGTAAATTGAGAGATTTCCATTCCGTCACACCAGCACTCCCACCCAAGCCCCCAAGCCCCGAGGGTAGGGCTTTCCCAATCATCTTCAACAAAGCGAATATCGTGAAGCTTTGTATCAAGACCGATAGCTTGTAGCGAATTGATATAAAGCTCTTGTAAATTGGGAGGAGAGGGTTTGATAAGCACTTGGAATTGATAATAGTGCTGTAAACGATTTGGATTTTTACCATACCGTCCATCTGTTGGGCGTCTAGAGGGTTGGACGTAAGCAACTTTCCAAGGGCGCGGCCCCAGTGAGCGCAGTGTTGTAGAGGGATGAAAAGTTCCAGCTCCAACTTCCATATCATAAGGTTGCAAAATTGCGCATCCATAATGCGCCCAATAATTTTGCAGCGTTAAGATAAGTCCTTGAAAAGAATATTTTGGATTGAGGTGTTCAGGAAGTTTCACGCTTTATACTCTTTTAATATTTTAACAAATAGACAGCAATCAAAAGGACTTAATACTTTCTATTGTTTCATAGGGTTATGGTCAAGTATTGTCCTTTATTGTAAACCAAATTTCAGTTTTTTTTGGATTTGTTTAGAATTTTCTGCTTCTCCATCAATTGCGTGATTCCATTGAAATATTGCCTCACGTTTGCGTCCAATTTGCCAATAAGCATCGCCTAAATGATCATTTAATGTTGGATCTTCAGGTTGCAATTTGACAGCTGTTTCCAATATTTGAGCAGCTTGGTTATATTGCTTCAGTTTGTAATAAGCCCACCCTAGAGAATCGAGGATATGACTATTTTGAGGTTGTAATGCGGAAGCCTTTTGTAGCATATGGAACGCTTCTTCAAGCTTTTGATCACGTTCAACAAGTGAATAGCCCAAATAATTAAGAATCTCAGGCTGATTGGGAACGAATTCAAGCGCTTTTCGTAAATCAACTTCGGCTTTTTGCCATTGCTTTAGACGCTCAAAAGCGATACCACGTTGATAAAAGAGTTTCCAATCATCACGTTGAAAATCTTTTATTTGTGTAATAGCATGATCCATACTCCTAGCAGCTTCAGCAAACTTATTTTCTTGCATATAAACAGCAGCTAACGTTATCAAAATATGGCGATCTTTGGGGAATTTTCTGTTTAATGCGCTAAGTAATTTGATGGCTTCATTGTGCTTATTGTTATTTGTAAGAATAAATGCAAGCCGTAACTGCCCGATTCTATAATAAGGGGAACTAGGTGATAAAGCCTGATAAAGCTTAATTGCTTGATTAACATCATCCAGTTTGGCAGAAATATTAGCGAGTTGAAACAATATTGCATCATTTTGAGGATAGAGGGTTAAAGATAACTGTTTGAAAATACGTGCAATATGTCCGGAGTTTTTGTGATTCAAAGCAGTACCAAAGTTATACAATACTTCACCCGCTCCTTGTTGTGGTGTTTGAATGAATCTTTCTAGGGAAGCACCTTTTTCAACTTTTTCTCGGATGTTTTTGAGTGTTTCTCGACCTTGCAACATTTGTTCGCCGAGTTTAAGAGTTTGAAGAGCTTGGTTACGCATTTTGTGACGCAATTGGAATGAGGCATATGCTATGATAACACGTTCATAAGTATTAGGAGCTATGGCAATACCTTGGCGGTTATTGAGAGCTTGAGTAAAATATTTTTTTGCATCCTGCGTGCGTTTTGCTAAATCACTCATAAGTGCAAGATGGTAGCGTATAAAAAGTTCATACCAAGCAGGTCCTTGAACTTTTTCAAGATCAGCGATTGCTTGAGATCGTTGCCCAGCTCCGAATGCAGCCCAAGCTCCGATAAGTTCAGGTATGGGATTGTTACTAGCAGCAGGTGTTTTTAATTGTAGAAGAAGCTTGGCATTCTCGTAGTCTTTTTTAATGAGGCTTTCTATCGACAGAGTCAAGGAAACAAAGGGTGTTATGATACCTTGCTCTTTAAGTTTTTTGGCTTGTTGAACAGCTTCTTTGAAGGCACCCACTGAGAGAAAGGATTCAAGGAGCTCTTTTTGTGTTTCGATACTATCAGGTTTATAAACGAGTGCTTGTTTAAAATAATTGATGGCAAGATTTGTTTTATTTTCGCGATTTGCGATCCTTCCAGCGAGATAAGCGCCTGTAAAGGATGTTGTCTTTGTTGAGGACTTCGTTTTACTGTAGGTAATTGCTGGCATCAGCATGATTCCGACGATAAAGAGAGTAAAAAAGCGGGATACTATTGTACCGCACATAGAGCTAATCCTTTTCAAGATAATCAATCGATTGTATGGTTTATAGATCATATCCGATTACTTTGTTGAAAAATATTAAGATTCTTGTAAAGAATCAGTTTACACGCGCAATACAAAAATCAACGGTTTCAATGAGAGCATTGCGAGCAGGGCTTTTATTTATCAAAGCAAGAGCATCGATTGCGCGCTTACCATAGATGCGTGCTTGCTCTATTGTATCCGTGAGGCTATCATATTTTTCTACTAAATGTTGTGCGTGAGCAAAGGCTTCATCGTCGGTTTTTCCATTTTCAAGAGCTTGTTTCCAAAATGCCTTTTCTACCGCGTTACTACGTGCATATGCGAGGATAACAGGCATTGTAATTTTCCCTTCTCTAAAATCATCACCTATATTTTTTCCCAAATGTTGGGCCGTACCACTATAATCAAGTGCATCATCAATCAATTGGAAAGCAAGGCCTAACAATGTTCCATATTCACGCAATACAGAGCATTCTTTTTCTCTATAGCCAGCAATAATGGGTCCTACTTCAGCAGCAGCTGAAAAAAGTGCTGCTGTTTTTGCATTAATGATTTTGAGATAGTCAGAAGCGCAGGTCTCTATATTTTTTGCAGCAGAAAGTTGCATAACTTCTCCCTCAGCAATAACAGCAGCAGCGTTTGCTAGAACAGAAAGTGCCTTTATAGAACCAACCTCAACCATCATTTTAAAAGCTTGTCCTAAAAGAAAATCACCAACGAGTACGCTTGCTTGATTTCCCCAAATCATTCGTGCAGTAGATTTTCCGCGTCGTAAATTGCTTTCATCAACCACGTCATCATGTAATAAGGTTGCTGTATGCATAAATTCAACAGCTGTTGCAAGTCTTATGTGCCCATCACCTTGGTAACCAAACATATGAGCGGAAGCTAATGTAATCATCGGGCGTAACCGTTTCCCACCCGATGCAATAAGGTGGTTGGAAATTTCAGGGATCATTTCAACTTCTGATTTTGCCATAGAAAGAATGAGTTGATTGACCTGCTCCATATCATATTGGGTAAGATTGATGAGGGATTGGAGAGAGTTTTGATTGTTTTCTGTCTGATTTGGTTTTGCAGCTACGCTCAATGTGTTTACTCCTAGAGTATTGCAATTAAAAGAGATGAATTTTATTTTGCCTCCTAGCATAAAGAGGCTTTTACTTTGACACAAGCTTTTGATGTTGCTTTGGAGTGGAAGTTTTGGATGGTATCTATAAGGGATATTTTGAAAAGCCTATGTAATTTTGTTATGAAGTTGTAAGGAAAATTTGCAGCATTTTTGTTTAAACAGCAGTTAATAGGAAAAATTGTCATTATAAACAGAAACATTAGATTTTTAAATGGATGAAATAACGAATCAGAGTGATGACACAATTGATAGTTTTCATCGCGGAAAATTTTATTTGGTTCAGCCACGTAAATATGGCCATCGTTCTGGCATGGACGCTATGTTATTAGCCAGTTTGGTTCCCAATAATTTAAAAGGGAAGGTTGTTGATTTAGGTGCTGGTGCTGGTGCTGCGGGATTGGCAGTTGCTTCGCGTTGTCTGAAAGTTCATGTGACATTGGTTGAAAGATCCGCTTTTATGGCATCCTATGCACAAAAAACGCTTATGTTAAAACAAAATGAAAAACTTGCTGAGAGAATTTGTTTATTAGAAGCAGATATTACTTTAAAAGGTAAGAATCGCTTAAAAGCGGGCTTGATAGATAATTTTTTTGATTTCGCGATTATGAATCCCCCTTTTAACAATCCTATAGATCGCAAAACACCTGATAAACAAAAGTTGGAAGCACATGTTATGTCTGAATCAATGTTTGATCATTGGTTACGAAGTGCAGCAGCGATTGTTAAACCAGGTGGATATCTAGGGTTAATTGCACGTCCACAATCGCTAAATGATATCTTGCACGCTTTGGAAGGACGCTTTGGTGGTACCTGTATAATCCCTGTTCATGCACGTAAAACAACGGCAGCAATGCGTATTTTACTTTATGCAAAACGAGGAAGTAAAGCGGCTTTATCCATATTACCAGCATTGGTTATGCATGAAGGGAATGATCACACTTTTTCACCGCGCATTGATGCGATTAATAATGGGCGTATAAGCTTGTGGGAAAATTTTTAATAATATCT is part of the Bartonella machadoae genome and harbors:
- a CDS encoding DNA-3-methyladenine glycosylase I, with the protein product MIKEHSFSMPNVMLDEGLLMGADGKVRCSWAGTDPLYCAYHDNEWGKPVFEDRRLFEKICLEGFQAGLSWLTILKKLSSFRDAFDHFDFEKIIHYDEAKVQILLQNKGIIRHQGKIRSVLNNALRTQEIVTEWGSLSHYFWSFQPPHSERYEKIDFQTLLAHPITPASLRLSKDLKRRGWTFVGPTICYAFMQSVGIVNDHIEGCFFR
- the xseA gene encoding exodeoxyribonuclease VII large subunit, whose amino-acid sequence is MVSLFDEKTSATNVAEFTVSEIAGALKRVVEEKFGYVRVRGEISGYRGPHASGHAYFALKDDKARLEAVVWRGFMEMLKFPPEEGMEVIAVGKLTTYPGSSKYQIVIEALEPTGVGALMTLLENRKKKLAAEGLFDEAKKKPLPYMPRVIGVVTSPTGAVIRDIIHRISDRFPLHILVWPVRVQGETSGREVAAAVEGFNALPLGGLVPRPDLIIVARGGGSLEDLWGFNDESVVRAVYGSTLPVISAVGHETDWTLIDYVADWRAPTPTGAAEKAVPVKLDLEVYVASLGARLRKGLARYFDFYQQKLHAIIRALPTSDQLFALPRRGFDEVSSRLQRALCVSYDKKCFYFHALAVRFAPRLLNTDKAQRNTKEYTMRLHRAFMRNVEKQRAELEVASRLLKSTSYQSILERGFVLALGQENKPIKRLVQIPETGQIKLRFFDGEISVLTHDPAINRSSKSKRLKSNQDDQGTLF
- the glyS gene encoding glycine--tRNA ligase subunit beta: MSDLLLELFSEEIPARMQRKAAADLKKSLTDQLVKAGLTYRAAKEYWTPRRLTLDIRGLSLCSKDVHEERRGPSTKSPQHVIDGFLRSTGLSDISEADIAHDSKKGDFYIAKIIKKGRNAEAIIADILPDIICNFPWPKSMRWGKDSAKSGALKWIRSLQNILCIFGPEIGETHVIPFTIGSLKSNNLTYGHRFLSDGNPLQIRRFEDYITKLEAHKVILDAERRKNIILADAQNLCFANGLELVQDNALLEEVVGLVEWPVVLMSDFDQSFLDIPPEIIRLTIRAHQKCFVTRKQGDKVELSHHFILVSNVLASDEGKEITKGNSKVVCARLSDALYFWQTDQHDLPDIKHLESSAKKFDLDLKKPLDQRMARLDHLNVTFHAKLGTQGARVERIAALAQKIAPLVGADLLLAKRAAVLAKADLQTEIVGEFPELQGLMGKKYALLQEENPRVAEAIEDHYKPLGPTDRIPQEPLAITIALADKIDMLVGFWLINEKPTSSKDPYALRRAALGIIRLVLLRDWKINLIPLFHLAANLFLQQKNKYEESQRENTQSQNLLLEKTEYILSDLLVFFHERLKIYLKEEGARYDAIEAVLNKDSDDFLSVARRVEALISFINTNEGNNFLSAVKRTVNILENESQKETIIANEINPELFIETEEKQLYQEIIERENKIPQHITATDLSNVLSILSPLGKFIDTFFEKVLVNDKNPNIRMNRLALLKHIHTITAKVADFSKLVI
- a CDS encoding glycine--tRNA ligase subunit alpha, with amino-acid sequence MKLPEHLNPKYSFQGLILTLQNYWAHYGCAILQPYDMEVGAGTFHPSTTLRSLGPRPWKVAYVQPSRRPTDGRYGKNPNRLQHYYQFQVLIKPSPPNLQELYINSLQAIGLDTKLHDIRFVEDDWESPTLGAWGLGWECWCDGMEISQFTYFQQVCGIECAPVSGELTYGLERLAMYIQGVDNVYDLNFNGLDGENKISYGDVFLQTEQEYSYYNFEFADTKLLHQHFIDAERECIALLEAGKPNKENVFHRCVFPAYDQCIKASHIFNLLQARGVISVTERQSYILRVRDLARRCGEAFLHTEAGQITLKEKV
- a CDS encoding tetratricopeptide repeat protein, giving the protein MCGTIVSRFFTLFIVGIMLMPAITYSKTKSSTKTTSFTGAYLAGRIANRENKTNLAINYFKQALVYKPDSIETQKELLESFLSVGAFKEAVQQAKKLKEQGIITPFVSLTLSIESLIKKDYENAKLLLQLKTPAASNNPIPELIGAWAAFGAGQRSQAIADLEKVQGPAWYELFIRYHLALMSDLAKRTQDAKKYFTQALNNRQGIAIAPNTYERVIIAYASFQLRHKMRNQALQTLKLGEQMLQGRETLKNIREKVEKGASLERFIQTPQQGAGEVLYNFGTALNHKNSGHIARIFKQLSLTLYPQNDAILFQLANISAKLDDVNQAIKLYQALSPSSPYYRIGQLRLAFILTNNNKHNEAIKLLSALNRKFPKDRHILITLAAVYMQENKFAEAARSMDHAITQIKDFQRDDWKLFYQRGIAFERLKQWQKAEVDLRKALEFVPNQPEILNYLGYSLVERDQKLEEAFHMLQKASALQPQNSHILDSLGWAYYKLKQYNQAAQILETAVKLQPEDPTLNDHLGDAYWQIGRKREAIFQWNHAIDGEAENSKQIQKKLKFGLQ
- a CDS encoding polyprenyl synthetase family protein, with the protein product MLGGKIKFISFNCNTLGVNTLSVAAKPNQTENNQNSLQSLINLTQYDMEQVNQLILSMAKSEVEMIPEISNHLIASGGKRLRPMITLASAHMFGYQGDGHIRLATAVEFMHTATLLHDDVVDESNLRRGKSTARMIWGNQASVLVGDFLLGQAFKMMVEVGSIKALSVLANAAAVIAEGEVMQLSAAKNIETCASDYLKIINAKTAALFSAAAEVGPIIAGYREKECSVLREYGTLLGLAFQLIDDALDYSGTAQHLGKNIGDDFREGKITMPVILAYARSNAVEKAFWKQALENGKTDDEAFAHAQHLVEKYDSLTDTIEQARIYGKRAIDALALINKSPARNALIETVDFCIARVN
- a CDS encoding tRNA1(Val) (adenine(37)-N6)-methyltransferase, whose translation is MDEITNQSDDTIDSFHRGKFYLVQPRKYGHRSGMDAMLLASLVPNNLKGKVVDLGAGAGAAGLAVASRCLKVHVTLVERSAFMASYAQKTLMLKQNEKLAERICLLEADITLKGKNRLKAGLIDNFFDFAIMNPPFNNPIDRKTPDKQKLEAHVMSESMFDHWLRSAAAIVKPGGYLGLIARPQSLNDILHALEGRFGGTCIIPVHARKTTAAMRILLYAKRGSKAALSILPALVMHEGNDHTFSPRIDAINNGRISLWENF